One Pseudomonas sp. C27(2019) DNA window includes the following coding sequences:
- a CDS encoding dihydroxy-acid dehydratase → MDFDLLDIDRLSRTVPELCKVAPNIKDYHMEDVHRAGVFSVF, encoded by the coding sequence ATGGACTTTGACTTACTGGATATTGACCGCTTATCGCGTACAGTGCCGGAGCTGTGTAAAGTCGCACCCAACATCAAGGACTATCATATGGAAGATGTGCACCGCGCCGGTGTATTTTCAGTATTTTAG